From the genome of Candidatus Bathyarchaeia archaeon, one region includes:
- the rfbB gene encoding dTDP-glucose 4,6-dehydratase, whose protein sequence is MRILITGGMGFIGSNLIRYLLRTYEDIEILNLDKLSHGSNPANLKDVEPDGRYGFIRGDICDFEAVKAAAKDSDAIINLAAESHVDRSISNPRTFFNSNALGVLNLLEACRIYDLIYQQVSTDEVYGPAPEGRSFAEGDGLDPSSPYAASKASADLLVRAYHKTYGLRATITRSANNFGPYQFPEKLIPKAIIRALLGLPVPIYGSGRQRRDWIYVLDHCEAIDLVLRRGEPGGIYNVSAGNELENLELVETILDLLGRPKSLIEHVKDRPGHDFRYSLDSSKLRALGWRPKHGFREGLRETVEWYVKNEWWWRPLADERVLHPTPWELPW, encoded by the coding sequence ATGCGCATCCTAATAACGGGCGGGATGGGGTTCATAGGCTCGAACCTGATAAGATATCTGCTGAGAACTTATGAGGATATTGAGATCCTGAACCTCGACAAGCTCTCCCATGGATCGAACCCCGCCAACCTGAAGGACGTAGAGCCGGATGGGAGATATGGGTTCATAAGGGGCGATATATGCGACTTCGAGGCGGTGAAGGCCGCGGCAAAGGATTCGGATGCTATAATAAACTTGGCCGCCGAGAGTCATGTGGATAGGAGCATATCGAATCCGAGGACTTTCTTCAATAGCAATGCCCTAGGGGTCCTGAACCTCCTAGAGGCTTGTAGGATTTACGACCTAATCTATCAACAAGTCTCCACGGACGAGGTATACGGCCCCGCGCCCGAAGGGCGATCCTTCGCGGAGGGCGATGGCCTCGATCCCTCCTCGCCCTATGCGGCCTCAAAGGCATCGGCGGATCTCCTCGTGAGGGCCTATCATAAGACCTATGGGCTCAGGGCCACCATCACCCGATCGGCAAATAACTTTGGACCATATCAATTCCCGGAGAAGCTCATACCAAAGGCCATAATCAGGGCCCTTTTGGGCCTGCCGGTGCCCATCTACGGCTCCGGCCGCCAAAGGAGAGATTGGATCTACGTCCTCGATCATTGCGAAGCGATAGACTTGGTCCTGAGGAGGGGGGAGCCTGGTGGGATATATAACGTGAGCGCTGGGAACGAGCTCGAGAACTTGGAGCTCGTTGAGACGATCCTCGATCTCTTGGGGAGGCCCAAATCCCTCATCGAGCATGTGAAGGATCGGCCCGGACATGATTTCAGGTATAGCCTCGATAGTTCGAAGCTCAGGGCGCTCGGCTGGAGGCCCAAGCATGGCTTTCGGGAGGGCCTGAGGGAAACCGTTGAGTGGTATGTGAAGAACGAATGGTGGTGGCGCCCGCTGGCAGATGAGAGGGTTCTCCACCCAACCCCTTGGGAGCTGCCTTGGTGA